A part of Capsicum annuum cultivar UCD-10X-F1 chromosome 6, UCD10Xv1.1, whole genome shotgun sequence genomic DNA contains:
- the LOC107873044 gene encoding putative E3 ubiquitin-protein ligase RF298 isoform X1 encodes MASMVATAFTSTSDQYSPAMTVEKGSRNKRKFMADPPLTDPNKLIPSPQMESVNFEFSADKFGIIPSHGLMNGCDVCSMTQETSGGLKLDLGLSCTKGVGPSQPRDEIKTTEDFHDADWSDLIESQLEELVLSNLDTIFKSAIKKVVACGYSEEIAMRAVLRSGIFYGFKDIISNIVDNTLAFLCRRTETDSSIEHYFEDLQQMEKYVLAELVCVLCEVRPFFSVGDAMWCLLICDMNVSHACAMESTPLGSLVDGNENSSASLQPHIPSEAGISESNNATFCKSTPIVTSIHYPSEIPNGSSDTCGHRFQPEASTMTGFQHVTPKSLTGLIPEKECPSPLFQTFDKTLTATGPSRPPTAVEKFVASRKVSGITKREYILRQKSLQLEKYNRNSGAKGASRKLRSFGGLVLDKKLKSLADSASMKMKNASIKVNKIGASIPQDNVQNNFPINNGVASTSVFGSENGNSSIELPSSDITSSLLPVNTSPAFAANNTELSLSLPTKYCSTPIPISYNTASASNIISNEKCTAQWVPQVKKDEMILKLVPRVTELQSQLQEWTEWANQKVMQAARRLSKDKAELKTLLLEKEEVERLKKEKKTSEQTNMKIQAERENALRKASGQIERANAAVRRLEIENAALRRELEAAKLRAAESSESCQEVLKREKKILMKFQSLEKQKAMFQDELVAKKRKLMELYQQMEQAKVVHNQLEARWEQEKKAKEDFLTLASSIRKEREQIEASAQSKEVTTKLKAGLQKYKDDIERLEKEISQLRLKTDSSKIAALKRGIDGSYASKLTDCRNASLPKDTRMPYISTLVADFEDHSESGGLKREHECVMCLSEERCVVFLPCAHQVLCMTCNQLHQKQGMKDCPSCRSPIQQRISVRYSS; translated from the exons ATGGCATCAATGGTTGCTACGGCATTTACAAGCACATCTGATCAGTATTCACCTGCGATGACAGTAGAGAAGGGAAGTAGGAATAAGAGGAAATTCATGGCTGATCCACCACTAACTGACCCAAATAAATTGATTCCTTCTCCACAGATGGAAAGCGTGAATTTTGAATTCTCTgctgacaaatttggtatcatcCCTAGTCATGGATTGATGAATGGTTGTGATGTTTGTAGCATGACGCAAGAGACTTCGGGAGGCTTGAAACTTGACCTTGGATTGTCGTGTACAAAAGGAGTAGGTCCAAGCCAGCCTAGAGACGAAATTAAAACTACTGAAGATTTTCATGATGCTGATTGGAGTGATCTGATAGAATCCCAGCTAGAAGAGCTTGTCTTGAGCAACTTAGATACAATTTTCAAGAGTGCAATTAAGAAAGTTGTGGCCTGTGGTTACAGCGAAGAGATTGCAATGAGAGCTGTTTTAAGATCTGGTATTTTCTATGGTTTCAAGGACATTATTTCAAATATAGTGGACAATACATTGGCTTTTCTTTGCAGAAGGACCGAGACTGATTCATCCATTGAGCACTATTTTGAGGACTTGCAGCAGATGGAGAAGTATGTGTTAGCTGAATTGGTCTGTGTTCTGTGTGAAGTTAGGCCTTTTTTCAGCGTTGGTGATGCAATGTGGTGCTTATTAATATGTGACATGAATGTGTCTCATGCTTGTGCAATGGAAAGCACTCCTTTGGGTAGTTTGGTTGACGGGAATGAAAATTCATCTGCCTCTCTGCAGCCTCATATCCCATCAGAGGCCGGAATTTCTGAATCCAACAATGCCACTTTCTGTAAATCAACCCCTATTGTTACTTCTATACATTATCCATCTGAGATACCCAATGGGTCTTCAGATACTTGTGGGCATAGATTTCAGCCGGAGGCATCCACGATGACAGGATTTCAACACGTCACACCCAAATCTCTCACAGGACTTATACCTGAGAAAGAGTGTCCAAGTCCTCTGTTTCAAACCTTTGATAAAACCTTAACTGCGACTGGACCATCCCGACCTCCAACTGCAGTGGAGAAGTTTGTTGCCAGTAGAAAGGTGTCTGGAATCACCAAAAGAGAATACATACTTAGGCAAAAGTCCCTTCAGCTGGAGAAATATAACCGCAACTCTGGTGCCAAAGGGGCTTCTAGGAAACTCAGAAGTTTTGGTGGTTTAGTTTTAGATAAGAAGCTTAAGTCCCTGGCTGATTCTGCTAGCATGAAAATGAAGAATGCTTCAATAAAGGTCAATAAGATAGGAGCTTCTATACCCCAAGACAATGTACAGAATAATTTTCCAATCAATAATGGAGTAGCTTCAACATCCGTATTTGGGTCAGAAAATGGCAATAGCTCAATAGAACTACCTAGCTCAGATATTACTTCTTCATTATTGCCAGTCAATACCTCACCTGCATTTGCTGCTAATAATACTGAGCTTTCTCTCTCGTTGCCTACCAAATACTGCTCCACTCCAATACCTATTAGTTACAATACTGCTTCTGCGTCTAATATTATATCAAACGAGAAGTGTACTGCCCAATGGGTTCCTCAAGTTAAGAAAGATGAAATGATTCTGAAGTTAGTTCCAAGAGTGACGGAATTGCAAAGTCAGCTCCAAGAATGGACAGAATGGGCTAATCAGAAGGTTATGCAAGCTGCTCGTAGATTGAGTAAAGACAAAGCTGAGCTCAAAACACTTCTGCTGGAAAAAGAAGAGGTTGAGAGgcttaagaaagaaaagaagacttCTGAGCAAACCAATATGAAAATACAAGCTGAGAGGGAAAATGCCTTACGTAAGGCTAGTGGACAAATTGAGCGTGCTAATGCTGCTGTTCGTAGGCTTGAAATTGAGAATGCTGCACTAAGGAGGGAATTGGAAGCTGCAAAATTGCGTGCAGCAGAGTCATCTGAAAGCTGTCAAGAGGTATTGAAGAGGGAAAAGAAGATACTCATGAAGTTCCAGTCATTAGAGAAGCAGAAAGCTATGTTTCAGGATGAACTTGTAGCCAAAAAACGCAAGTTAATGGAACTGTACCAGCAAATGGAGCAAGCTAAAGTTGTTCACAACCAACTTGAG GCTAGATGGGAGCAGGAAAAGAAGGCAAAAGAAGATTTTCTTACTCTGGCTAGTTCAATAAGGAAAGAAAGAGAACAGATTGAAGCTTCAGCTCAATCCAAAGAGGTTACGACCAAATTAAAAGCAGGTTTACAAAAGTATAAAGATGATATTGAGAGGTTAGAAAAGGAGATATCCCAGCTTAGATTGAAGACCGATTCTTCAAAGATAGCTGCTCTTAAAAGAGGCATAGATGGAAGTTATGCAAGCAAACTGACAGACTGTAGAAATGCTTCATTACCGAAGGACACTCGAATGCCTTATATCTCCACATTGGTGGCAGATTTTGAGGACCATTCTGAGAGTGGAGGGTTGAAACGAGAACATGAGTGTGTCATGTGCTTGTCAGAGGAGAGGTGTGTTGTTTTTCTCCCCTGCGCCCATCAGGTGTTATGCATGACATGCAATCAGCTTCATCAGAAGCAGGGAATGAAAGACTGTCCTTCATGTAGGAGCCCAATCCAGCAGCGTATTTCTGTCCGTTATTCCAGTTGA
- the LOC107873044 gene encoding putative E3 ubiquitin-protein ligase RF298 isoform X2 → MASMVATAFTSTSDQYSPAMTVEKGSRNKRKFMADPPLTDPNKLIPSPQMESVNFEFSADKFGIIPSHGLMNGCDVCSMTQETSGGLKLDLGLSCTKGVGPSQPRDEIKTTEDFHDADWSDLIESQLEELVLSNLDTIFKSAIKKVVACGYSEEIAMRAVLRSGIFYGFKDIISNIVDNTLAFLCRRTETDSSIEHYFEDLQQMEKYVLAELVCVLCEVRPFFSVGDAMWCLLICDMNVSHACAMESTPLGSLVDGNENSSASLQPHIPSEAGISESNNATFCKSTPIVTSIHYPSEIPNGSSDTCGHRFQPEASTMTGFQHVTPKSLTGLIPEKECPSPLFQTFDKTLTATGPSRPPTAVEKFVASRKVSGITKREYILRQKSLQLEKYNRNSGAKGASRKLRSFGGLVLDKKLKSLADSASMKMKNASIKVNKIGASIPQDNVQNNFPINNGVASTSVFGSENGNSSIELPSSDITSSLLPVNTSPAFAANNTELSLSLPTKYCSTPIPISYNTASASNIISNEKCTAQWVPQVKKDEMILKLVPRVTELQSQLQEWTEWANQKVMQAARRLSKDKAELKTLLLEKEEVERLKKEKKTSEQTNMKIQAERENALRKASGQIERANAAVRRLEIENAALRRELEAAKLRAAESSESCQEVLKREKKILMKFQSLEKQKAMFQDELVAKKRKLMELYQQMEQAKVVHNQLEILMVICL, encoded by the exons ATGGCATCAATGGTTGCTACGGCATTTACAAGCACATCTGATCAGTATTCACCTGCGATGACAGTAGAGAAGGGAAGTAGGAATAAGAGGAAATTCATGGCTGATCCACCACTAACTGACCCAAATAAATTGATTCCTTCTCCACAGATGGAAAGCGTGAATTTTGAATTCTCTgctgacaaatttggtatcatcCCTAGTCATGGATTGATGAATGGTTGTGATGTTTGTAGCATGACGCAAGAGACTTCGGGAGGCTTGAAACTTGACCTTGGATTGTCGTGTACAAAAGGAGTAGGTCCAAGCCAGCCTAGAGACGAAATTAAAACTACTGAAGATTTTCATGATGCTGATTGGAGTGATCTGATAGAATCCCAGCTAGAAGAGCTTGTCTTGAGCAACTTAGATACAATTTTCAAGAGTGCAATTAAGAAAGTTGTGGCCTGTGGTTACAGCGAAGAGATTGCAATGAGAGCTGTTTTAAGATCTGGTATTTTCTATGGTTTCAAGGACATTATTTCAAATATAGTGGACAATACATTGGCTTTTCTTTGCAGAAGGACCGAGACTGATTCATCCATTGAGCACTATTTTGAGGACTTGCAGCAGATGGAGAAGTATGTGTTAGCTGAATTGGTCTGTGTTCTGTGTGAAGTTAGGCCTTTTTTCAGCGTTGGTGATGCAATGTGGTGCTTATTAATATGTGACATGAATGTGTCTCATGCTTGTGCAATGGAAAGCACTCCTTTGGGTAGTTTGGTTGACGGGAATGAAAATTCATCTGCCTCTCTGCAGCCTCATATCCCATCAGAGGCCGGAATTTCTGAATCCAACAATGCCACTTTCTGTAAATCAACCCCTATTGTTACTTCTATACATTATCCATCTGAGATACCCAATGGGTCTTCAGATACTTGTGGGCATAGATTTCAGCCGGAGGCATCCACGATGACAGGATTTCAACACGTCACACCCAAATCTCTCACAGGACTTATACCTGAGAAAGAGTGTCCAAGTCCTCTGTTTCAAACCTTTGATAAAACCTTAACTGCGACTGGACCATCCCGACCTCCAACTGCAGTGGAGAAGTTTGTTGCCAGTAGAAAGGTGTCTGGAATCACCAAAAGAGAATACATACTTAGGCAAAAGTCCCTTCAGCTGGAGAAATATAACCGCAACTCTGGTGCCAAAGGGGCTTCTAGGAAACTCAGAAGTTTTGGTGGTTTAGTTTTAGATAAGAAGCTTAAGTCCCTGGCTGATTCTGCTAGCATGAAAATGAAGAATGCTTCAATAAAGGTCAATAAGATAGGAGCTTCTATACCCCAAGACAATGTACAGAATAATTTTCCAATCAATAATGGAGTAGCTTCAACATCCGTATTTGGGTCAGAAAATGGCAATAGCTCAATAGAACTACCTAGCTCAGATATTACTTCTTCATTATTGCCAGTCAATACCTCACCTGCATTTGCTGCTAATAATACTGAGCTTTCTCTCTCGTTGCCTACCAAATACTGCTCCACTCCAATACCTATTAGTTACAATACTGCTTCTGCGTCTAATATTATATCAAACGAGAAGTGTACTGCCCAATGGGTTCCTCAAGTTAAGAAAGATGAAATGATTCTGAAGTTAGTTCCAAGAGTGACGGAATTGCAAAGTCAGCTCCAAGAATGGACAGAATGGGCTAATCAGAAGGTTATGCAAGCTGCTCGTAGATTGAGTAAAGACAAAGCTGAGCTCAAAACACTTCTGCTGGAAAAAGAAGAGGTTGAGAGgcttaagaaagaaaagaagacttCTGAGCAAACCAATATGAAAATACAAGCTGAGAGGGAAAATGCCTTACGTAAGGCTAGTGGACAAATTGAGCGTGCTAATGCTGCTGTTCGTAGGCTTGAAATTGAGAATGCTGCACTAAGGAGGGAATTGGAAGCTGCAAAATTGCGTGCAGCAGAGTCATCTGAAAGCTGTCAAGAGGTATTGAAGAGGGAAAAGAAGATACTCATGAAGTTCCAGTCATTAGAGAAGCAGAAAGCTATGTTTCAGGATGAACTTGTAGCCAAAAAACGCAAGTTAATGGAACTGTACCAGCAAATGGAGCAAGCTAAAGTTGTTCACAACCAACTTGAG ATACTAATGGTAATTTGTCTGTGA